In Pseudomonadota bacterium, the DNA window ACGCGCCGCCGGCGAAGGAGGCCTTTGAGCGGGCTTCCGAGATCGCGCACAAGATGGGCAAGAAAGTGGCGCTTACCCTTTCGGATCCCTACTGCGTCGAGCGCCACCGGGAATCCTTTCAGGTGTTCGTCGAAAAACACGTCGACATTCTTTTCGCGAACGAGCAGGAAATCCTTTCCCTTTATCAATCGCCAGACTTCGACGCGGCGATGCAGAAAGTGCGTTCCCTTTGCGAGGTAACGGCACTTACCCGCAGCGAGAAAGGTTCCGTTGTCGTCACCGGCAAAGAGGTGCATGTGATCGACGCCGAGCCGGTGCCAAGGGTGGTAGATACGACAGGGGCTGGCGATCTTTACGCGGCGGGCTTCCTGTTCGGGTTTACGCGCGGCCACGATCTCGCGACCTGCGGCCGGATCGGCAGCGTCTGCGCGTCGGAGATCATCAGCCATTTCGGCGCCCGCCCGCAGGTTGCGCTCGACCGGCTGATCGCCGAACGGTTGGGGGAAAAGGTACTCGGCTGACCCGTGCTTGAGGGGAACGCCGAGCCAGGGAGTCGCGGCGTGTTCAAGTCCCTTTTCGACGCCGTGGCGATTTACCGGGACGGGCGGATCGCCCGTCTTCTTTTCCTTGGCTTTGCGAGCGGGCTTCCACTTTTGCTCACGGCCTCGACCCTGGCCATCCGGCTGGCCGAAGGCGGGGTGACGAAGACGGCGATCGGGATCTTCGCCCTGGTCGGCCTTCCTTACGCGCTGAAATTCCTGTGGGCGCCGGCGATCGACCGGCTTGCGCTGCCGCCGTTCACGGCCGTCCTCGGTCGCCGCCGCGGCTGGATCGTCTTCACCCAGCTTTGCCTCATCACCGCCCTGGTCGGCCTCGGTTTCGCGAACCCGGTGCGGGACCCGGTGATGACCGGCGTTCTGGCGCTTCTCGTCGCCTTCTGCTCGGCCAGCCAGGACATCGTGATTGACGCCTACCGGGTCGAGATTCTCGAGGAACGGCTTTACGGCGCCGGTGCTGCCGCCCTCGTCTTCGGCTACCGGATGGGCCTGCTGGCGGCCGGCGCGGGCGCCCTTTACCTCGCCGCCTTCCTGCCATGGGAGGCGGTCTACCTCGCCATGGCGGGGCTGGTCGGGGTGGGCCTGCTCACGGTTTTCTTCTCGGCCGAGCCGCCCGGCCCGCAGGCTTCGGCGGCGGCAAAAAAGACGGCCCGCGAGGGCGGTGCGAGCAGCGCGGTTCGGTGGTTCCGCGAAGCCGTCCTGGCCCCCTTTTCGGATTTTCTCGCCCGGCCGCAGTGGCGGGCGATTCTGGCCCTTGTCGTTTTCTACAAGTTCGGCGACGCGCTGGTCGGCGTCATGGCGAACCCCTTTTACCTGGAGATCGGCTTTACGAAGGTCGAGATCGCGAACGTGAGCAAGCTGTTCGGACTGGCGGCGACGCTGGTCGGCGCCTTCATCGGCGGCCTTCTCGTCGCCCGCCTCGGCATCTTGAAAAGCCTTCTGCTGTGCGGCGTCCTGCAAATGGCTTCGAACGCGGCCTTCGCCCTTCAGGCGGTCGCCGGTCACGACGTGGGCCTTCTCGTCGCCACCATCGGATTCGAGAACCTGGCCGGCGGCATGGGTACGGCGGCCTTCGTCGCCTACCTCTCCTCGCTCTGCCACGTCGCCTATACGGCAACGCAGTACGCCCTGCTTTCGTCGTTGATGTCGTTTGGCCGGACACTGCTTGCCGCACCCGGCGGCTGGCTTGCCGATCACATGGACTGGGTAAACTTCTTCCTGCTTACGACCGCGGCAGCGTTGCCGGGCCTCGTTCTTTTGGTTTGGATTCGAAGACGGGCCGCATCGCGGATAGGATGAAAGGGGAAAAAATCATGCGAATCGGCGTTCCGAAGGAGATCAAGACCCTTGAGCACCGCGTCGGCCTGGTGCCGGGGAGCGTGCGCGAGCTTGTCTATCACGGCCACGAGGTGATCGTCGAAAAGGGTGCCGGTCTTGACAGCGGGTTCGATGACGTGGCTTACGCGGCGGTGGGCGCGCGCCTCGTCGGGACGGCGGACCGCGTTTACCGGGATGGGGAATTGATCGTGAAGGTGAAGGAGCCGCAGGCCAGCGAATTTCCGCTTCTGCGCGCGGATCAGATTCTTTTCACCTATCTGCACCTGGCAGCCGAGCCGGAGGTCGCGGACGCGTTGGTGGCGGCGGGCACCGTCGCCATCGCATACGAAACGGTAACGGACGCGGCGGGCGGCCTGCCGCTGCTCGCCCCCATGAGCGAGGTGGCCGGCCGGATGGCGGCCCAGGTCGGCGCCCACTATCTCGAGGTGGAGGGCGGCGGCGTCGGCCTTTTGCTTGGCGGCGTGCCCGGCGTACCGCCGGCGAGAGTGGTGGTTCTTGGCGGCGGCGTCGTCGGCACCAACGCCGCCCGCATGGCGATGGGGATGGACGCCTACGTTACGGTGATCGACAAGTCCCTGCCCCGCCTCTACGAGCTTGATCTTCGCTTCGGCGGCCAGCTGAACACGGTCTTCTCGACCGTCGATACGATCGAAACCTACGTTTTAGACGCTGATCTCGTGATCGGCGCCGTGCTGGTGCCAGGCGCCTCGGCGCCGAAATTAGTGCCCGAGGCAATGGTGAAGAAGATGCGGCGGGGATCCGTCATCGTTGACGTCGCGATCGACCAGGGCGGCTGTTTCGAAACCAGCCGGCCGACCACGCACGCTGAGCCTGTCTACATAGCCCACGGCGTCGTTCACTACTGCGTCACGAACATGCCGAGCGCGGTGGCGCGCACCTCGGCGCTGGCCCTCAACAACGCGACGCTGCCTTTCGTGCTGGAGCTGGCGGAGAAGGGCTGCCGGTTGGCGATGGCGGAGAACGCCTATCTCCTGCGCGGCCTCAACGTGCACCGGGGGAAGATCACCCACAAGGCGGTCGCCAAGGCGCTCGGCCGGCCCGCCGTGGCGCCGGAATCGGTCATTTTTTAAACGTCAATTCGCGGGCGCTTCGAGGGCATAGCCAGCACCGCGCACCGTGCGGATGAGATCGGCCTCGCCTTTTCCGTTCAAGGTCCGGCGCAGGCGCCGGATGTGGACGTCCACCGTGCGCAGCTCGACATAGACGTCCTGCCCCCAAACGGCGTCGAGCAACTGCTCGCGGTCGAAGACGCGGCCGGGGTGTTCCAGAAAATGCCGCAGCAGCCGGAATTCCGTAGGCGCCAGGACGATTTCCCGGGCGCCCCGGTGAACCCGGTGGCCGACAAGGTCCATCGTCAAATCGCCGGCTTCCAGTTTCTCCGCGTTCAACGTCGGGTGCGCGCGGCGCAAAAGAGCGCGGATGCGGGCGATGAGTTCGCTCGGGCTGAACGGCTTCGTCACATAGTCGTCGGCGCCGGTATCGAGCCCGCGGATCTTGTCTTCCTCCTCGCCTTTCGCCGTGAGCATTAGGACGGGCACGTGGCGCGTTGCCGGGTTGCGCCGAAGCTGGCGGCAAACCTCGATGCCGGATAGCAGGGGCAGCATCCAGTCAAGGAGGATAAGGTCCGGCGTTTCCTCTTTCGCGAGCACCAGCGCTTCCTCGCCGTTCGTCGCCACGGCGACCCGGTAGCCCTCTCCTTCAAGGTTGTAGCGGAGCAGCGTCACCAGGGTCTCTTCGTCTTCGACGATGAGGAGAAGAGGCTTCATTTTTCCAGCTTGCTGCGGGCGGCAAGCGTCGTCACGACGGAATCCTCTTCCTCGATCGTCGGCCGGTGTTCGCGCAGCCGTTTTCCATAGACCAGGAAATAGATCGTTTCGGCGATGTTCGTCACGTGATCGCCGATGCGCTCGATGTTCTTCGCCATGAACAACAGATGCGTGCACGGCGAAATATTTCTGGGGTCCTCCATCATATAGGTCAGGAACTCCCGGAAGAGGCTCATGTACATGTCGTCGACTTCGATGTCGCGATTCCAAACCTCGATGGCGCGCTCCGCGTTACGGGCGACGTAAGCATCCAGCACGTCCTTGATCATGGGCTGAACAAGCGCTGCCATGCGGGGGATTCCGGAGGCAGGCCGGATGTAGCGGTAGTCTTCCGATGAGATCACGCGCTTTGCGACGTTCGTCGCATAGTCGGCGATGCGCTCGAGGTCGCTGGATATCTTGAGGGCGGCGACGATGCTGCGCAAATCCTCCGCCATCGGCTGGCGAAGCGCCAAAAGGCGGACGGCCATTTGGTCGACGTCGAAATTCAGCTCGTCTACTTTGTCGTCGTTTTCTATGACGGCGGCGGCAAGCTTGTCGTCGTGTTCGCCAAGGGCGCGAATGGCCGCTGCAAGCTGGGATTCCGCCAGCCCGCCCATCTCGACGATGGCGCGGTTCAGGTGATTCAGTTCGTCGTCGTAGGATTTTACAATATGTTCCGAGGCCATGGGCTTGTCCTTCCCTATCTGCCGGTCAACCGAACCGGCCGGTGATATAGCCCTGCGTGCGGTCGTCTCTCGGGCTCGTGAAGATGGTCGCGGTTTCGTCGTATTCGACAAGCTCGCCGAGATGGAAGAAGGCGGTGTGCTGGGACACGCGCGCCGCCTGCTGCATCGAGTGGGTCACGATGACGATCGTGTATTTCCGGCGAAGTTCGTCCATCAACTCCTCGATGCGGGCGGTGGCGATGGGGTCCAGCGCCGAGCAAGGCTCGTCCATCAGGATGATTTCCGGGTTCACGGCGATGGCGCGGGCGATGCAAAGGCGCTGCTGCTGTCCGCCGGAAAGGCTGATGCCGGGCTCCTGCAAGCGGTCCTGCACTTCCGCCAGCAGCCCGGCGCGTTCCAGGCTCGTCATGACGACCGCGTCCAGCTCGGCCCGGTTCCTTGTCATGCCGTGGATGCGGGGACCGTAGGCCACGTTTTCATAGATGGATTTCGGAAAGGGATTCGGTTTTTGGAACACCATGCCGATTTTTGCACGCAGCTCGACCACATCGACGGTTTTTTCGTAAATGTCCTTGCCGTCGAGGGTTACCGTGCCGGTAACGCGGCACCCCTCGATCGTGTCGTTCATCCGGTTGAGGCAACGCAGGAAGGTGGACTTGCCACAGCCCGAAGGGCCGATCAGCGCGGTCACCTCGTTTTCCAGAATGTCGAGGTCGACGTTCGTCAACGCCTGTTTATTGTCATAAAAGACGTTGAGCTTCCGTGACGCCATCTTGACGGGCGCTTGCGCGCTCTTGGCGGCGAGGTCGGCTTCCGCCCGGCCTGCCTTCACGTCGACCTGGCCGCGCTTGGCTTTGGCGCGCCTGGTCGGGGTTTCCGCGCTGACGGCGGCTGGGTTCTCTTCGCCGAATTGGCGTTCCATGGCTTTCATTTTACCTGATTCTCCTACCAGCGTCGTTCAAATCGTTTGCGCAGGTAAACCGCCAGGCCGTTCATCGTGATCAGAAAAGCCAGCAGAATCAGCGTTGCCGCCGCCGTGCGCTCGACGAAGGCCCGCTCGGGGCTGTCCGCCCACATGAAAACCTGGACGGGTAGCGCCGTCGCCGGGTCCAGCGCCCCTTGCGGGATGTCGGCGATGAAGGCGACCATGCCGATCATGAGAAGCGGCGCCGTTTCGCCAAGCGCTCGCGCCATGCCGATGATGGTGCCGGTCAGGATGCCGGGCATGGCGAGCGGCAGCACGTGGTGCAGCACGACCTGGCTTTCGGAAGCGCCCACCCCGCGCGCCGCCTCGCGGATGGAAGGCGGCACGGAAAGAAGGGAGGCCCGGGTCGCAATGATGATTGTGGGCAGCGTCATGAGCGTCAGCGTAATGCCGCCGACCAGGGGCGCGGAACGGGGAAGCCCCGCGAAACTCAGAAAGACCGCCAGCCCCAGAAGCCCGAAAACGATGGACGGCACGGCAGCCAGGTTGTTGATGTTGACCTCGATAAGTCGGGTCCAGCGGTTTTTCGGCCCGAATTCCTGCAGGTAGGCCCCCGTCATGAGGCCGATGGGAAAGGCAAGCAACAGGGTCACGGCCATCGTGTAGAAGGAACCGACCACGGCTCCCCAGATCCCGGCGACTTCGGGCGTGCGCGAATCCGCGTTCGTGAAGAAGGCCGAGTTGAACTTCTTGGCGATAACGCCCTCGGCGGCGAGCCGATCGACCCAGCCGATCTGCCGGTCGTTCAGCCGCCTTGAGCCTTCCGGCACGTCGCGCCGCAGGGCGCCCTTCATCAGCATGTCGACGTCGCCGGATGCCGGCACCCAGATCGCCTCCCGCGTTCCGATAGCCGCCGGTTCTTTTAGTACGCGCTCACGCAGACGGAAGCGGGCGTGATCGCTAACCAGCGCAAAAAGCTGACGCAGGTCGCCGCGGCCTTCAACGTCAGGGAACTTGACCTGCAGGCTCTGGCGGACGAGTGCGCCGTAGTCCGCCGTCATCAGCGCCGCGGTGGTTACGTCCCCCTTTGGGGCCAGCGCGGCCTCGTCGTAGTGAATGTCGAGACGAACGTGGGTTTGCAGGATGGCCGTGTAGCCGTTTGCAAGGAGGCTGCCGATCATCAAAAAAAGGAAAAGGATCGCGGCAAGCACCGCCGAAACGCAGTAAAGGCGAAACCGCTTTTCCGCCCGGGCGCGGTGTTTCCGGCGTCTCGCCATCTGGGTCTTTTTTCTTTCGTGGAGAGAATCAGTCATATTTTTCCCGGTATTTCTCGACCACCCGCAGGGCAAGCATGTTCAGCAGCAGGGTGATGATGAAAAGCGTAAGGCCCAAGGCGAAAGCGGCCAGCGTCTTGGCGCTGTCGAACTCCTGATCGCCGACGAGAAGCGTGACGATCTGCACGGTCACCGTCGTCACCGCCGCAAACGGGTTGGCCGTAAGATTGGCAGCAAGGCCCGCCGCCATGACCACGATCATCGTCTCGCCGATAGCGCGCGACACGGCGAGCAGGAAGGCGCCGACAATCCCGGGAAGGGCGGCTGGCAGGATGACCTGCTGAATCGTCTCCGGCTTCGTGGCGCCCATCGCGTAGGAGCCGTCGCGCAAGGCCTGCGGCACCGCGTTGATGACGTCGTCCGAAAGCGAGGAGATGAAGGGAATGATCATGACGCCCATGACAAGGCCGGCGGCCAGCGCGCTTTCCGACGCGACGTCGAGTCCGAACGTCTCGCCCATTCCCCGGATCATGGGTGCCACGGTGAGCGCGGCGAAGAAGCCGTAGACGACCGTCGGCACGCCGGCCAGGATTTCGAGGATCGGCTTCACCGAGGCCCGGATCCGCGGGCTTGCGTATTCCGACGTATAGATGGCCGAAAAAAGCCCGATCGGTGCTGCGACGAACATCGCGATCAGGGTGATCAGAAGCGTGCCGGCGAAGACCGGGACCGCACCGAAGGCGCCGGTGGAGCCGACCTGATCGGCGCGAATTGCCGTTTGCGGGCTCCATTGAAGCCCGAACAGGAAGTCCTGGAGGGGAACGTGGTTGAAGAAACGGATCGCCTCGAACAGCATGGAGAGCACGATCCCGATCGTCGTCAGGATCGAGAGGGTGGAACCCAGGAAGAGCATCTTTACGAAGAACCCCTCGACCCGGTTGCGCGCCCGGAAGGAAGGGGTAAGCGCGCGGCGGCCGAAGGCAAGGCCACCCAAGGCCGCGGTCAGGGCGAGAACGAAGAGGCTCGCTTGCCCGATTTGCACCAGGTTCCGATAGTGCGCCACCCCATCGCCGAGCGCGCGCTCCCGCGCCGGATCGGCGAGCCCGCCTTCCGCCAGGCGGCAGATCTCTTGGAAAAAAGCCTCGTTGCCACTGAACTGCGCAAGCGTTTCCGGGGCGGCCTGCGCGACCAGCAGGGCCTTGAGGATGGGCTCCTCTAGCAACAGGCCGAGAATTAGAAGGGCCAGCGCCGGCAGGACGCACCAGAGGACGACGTAAAGGCCGTGATGGGTGGGACGGGAATGAAGACGCTGGCCCCGCCCTAGCGCAAGCGCGCGCTTGCGCCCCGCGGTGAAGGCCAGCGAGGTGAGGACGAGAAGGCCGGCAATGAAAAAATAAGCGGCCATCCTATCCCCACCCCTCTGTAGCCTAACCCCAATCTATATCCCAAACTTGCGCCGCGACAAGCAGCGCGCCGTCACTTTACTTCTTGTAAGGCGCGAAATTGACGCCCGTGGCGCGCCATTTCTCGCGTTCCTCGGTCGGCAACGGAATAAGCCCCCGATCGGCCAAATAGCCGAAGGGCCCGAAGGCCGCCTCGCTCGTGAAGGTCTCGATGTATTCCCTGATGCCCGGCACGATGCCGACATGGGCGGTCTTCACATAGAAGTACATCGAGCGCGAAACCGGATATTTCCCGCTCGCGATCGTATCGAAGGTTGGCTCGGTTCCGTCCACGATGGCGCCCTGGACCTTGTCCCGGTTCTGATCGAGGAAGCTGAAGCCGAAGACGCCAAAGGCGTCATGGCTTGCTTCGAGTTTCTGTACGATCAGGTTGTCGTTCTCGCCGGCCTCGACAAAGGCGCCGTCTTCCCGGATGGCTTGGCAGATGGCCTGGTATTTCTTCTCATCCGTCTTTTTGATTTCTGCAACGACGGGGAACTTCTTGCAACCGCCTTCCATGGCAAGCTCGACGAAGGCGTCCCTCGTGCCGGAGGTGGGGGGCGGGCCAAGCACCTCGATTTTCTTGTCGGGCAGGCTCGCGTCGACGTCCTTCCAGGTCTTGTTCGGGTTGGGGATGAACTTGCCGCTCGCGTCCGGCACGTCCTTGGCAAGGGCGAGCCACAGCGTCTTGAGGGTGATCTCGGCGCGCTTCGCCTTGGTCGAATTGGCGATCACGATGCCGTCGAACCCGATCTTCACCTCCGTGATGCCGGTGACGCCGTTCTTCGCGCAGGTTTCGACTTCCGAATCCTTGATCCGCCGCGAGGAATTCGTGATGTCCGGCGAATCAAGCCCGGCCCCGCTGCAGAAAAGCTTCAAGCCTCCGCCGGAGCCGGTGCTTTCGACGATGGGCGTCTTGAATTTTGTCGTTTTCCCGAACTCTTCGGCGACCGCGGTCGAGAAGGGAAATACCGTTGAGGACCCGACGATTCGAATCTGGTCCCGCATCGCGGCCGCGGTGGCGGAACCCACTGCAACCACGGCAACCACTGCAACAAGGGCGGCAAGAACGAGTTTCTTCATGCGTGGAACTCCTGATGTCTTGGGCATATGGGGCCTATGAGACCCATGGAGGGCGACGGCCCGAAAGCTGCCGCCGGTGACCCATAAAGCCCTACCGGAGCTTGGTGACCGTTTTATGACGCCTCTTCCGTTTCCTTTGTCAGGGGGAGGTAAACCGTAAATGTGCTGCCTTCGCCAAGCGCACTTTCGATCGTCAGCCGGCCGCGGTGGCGGTTGACGATATGCTTTACGATGGCAAGGCCCAGGCCGGTGCCGCCCAACTCCTGCGAGCGGGCCCGGTCAATGCGGTAAAAGCGCTCGGTGAGCCGGGGCAGGTGTTCGCGGGGAATGCCCTCGCCCCGGTCGGTGACGGCAATGCTTACCGCCGGCCCGGGCAGGCTGCCCGGCTCCTGCCGTCTTGCCTCGATCCGGACGACGGAATTGGCGGCGCCGTATTTGATGGCGTTGTCCGTCAGATTCTGGAAAAGCTGGGTCAATTCGTCCCGGCTGCCGGGAATGGCGGGCAAGTCCGGGGGCACCGCGACCGCGAGCGTCATGCCTTTCGCCTCCGCCTTCAGGGACAGCATGTCGCGCACCGCCTTCAGCACATCCCCGATGGCGGCCGTTCCGGTCGGCGACACGTGTTCGTTCAGTTCGATCCGGGAAAGCGAAAGCAGGTCGGCGACCAGGCGGACCATCCGTTTCGCCTGGCCCCCCATGATATTTAAGAATTTTTCCCGCGCCTCCGGATCGTTCTTCGCCGGCCCCTGGAGCGTCTCGATAAAGCCGACCAGCGCGGAAAGCGGCGTGCGAAGCTCGTGGCTGACATTCGCGATAAAATCCACCCGCGTCTGTTCGAGCTGCTTCACCGCCGTCATGTCCTGAAGGCTTACGATCAGCACGGTGCCGTCCTCGGCCGGTTTCGCAAGCGGGACGATACGCACCGCGAAGCACCGGGCCCGCGGGTAAGGAAGGTCAAATTCGGCGCTGCGGTCGGACAGGGTTTCGAGGGCGATGTCGACCTCTTCGAGAAGGCGCGGGTCCCGAATGACGGCGGCCAGGTCCTGGCCGATCGGGTTCGTCGTCACCAGCGCGCGCGCCGCCCGGTTTGCCTGGCGGATGCGCCGTGCGCGGTCAACCAGAAGCAGGGGGTCGGGAATGCTGTCGAGGACGATGACGTTCGCCTCCGCCAGCGTTTCGAGTTGAGCGGTTCGGCGGAGGTGCGAACGGTGAAACGCCTCGATCGCGGAAAGAAAGTCGTCGGCGACGCTTAAGGCGCGCACGTCCGGCGGCGGCGGCTTGCCGCCTCTGGCCAGGTCGCCGAGATAGGCGATCACCTTGTCCATGTCGGCGAGATAGGTGCGCACGATGACGACAAGCGCCGTTGCCGCAAGCCCGCCGCCCAACGCGGCCTGCCACGGGCCGACCTCGCCGATCGCCACGAACAGCGCCAGCACCGCCGCGCCGGGGGCCACCGTCGCCGCCCACCACAAAAACCAGCGATGGGGAACCGTCCGCGGCTGGCCAAGCTTGGGCATTCTCTTTCCTCTTTCGAAGGGTTTTCCGACCGTTCGGCGGCCGCCGCCGGCCGCCCCTATTCGGCGGCGTGGGCGGCAAGCGCGGCCAAGTTTACGACATCGGAGACGGTCGCTCCCATGTGGGCGATCTGGGCCGGTTTCGAAAGCCCGGTCAGGATCGGGCCGATGACGGTCACCTTTCCGAGTTGCTGCACAAGCTTCGAGGCGATGTTGGCGCTTGCCAGGTCCGGCATCACCAGCACGTTCGCC includes these proteins:
- a CDS encoding ATP-binding protein, with translation MPKLGQPRTVPHRWFLWWAATVAPGAAVLALFVAIGEVGPWQAALGGGLAATALVVIVRTYLADMDKVIAYLGDLARGGKPPPPDVRALSVADDFLSAIEAFHRSHLRRTAQLETLAEANVIVLDSIPDPLLLVDRARRIRQANRAARALVTTNPIGQDLAAVIRDPRLLEEVDIALETLSDRSAEFDLPYPRARCFAVRIVPLAKPAEDGTVLIVSLQDMTAVKQLEQTRVDFIANVSHELRTPLSALVGFIETLQGPAKNDPEAREKFLNIMGGQAKRMVRLVADLLSLSRIELNEHVSPTGTAAIGDVLKAVRDMLSLKAEAKGMTLAVAVPPDLPAIPGSRDELTQLFQNLTDNAIKYGAANSVVRIEARRQEPGSLPGPAVSIAVTDRGEGIPREHLPRLTERFYRIDRARSQELGGTGLGLAIVKHIVNRHRGRLTIESALGEGSTFTVYLPLTKETEEAS
- the pstC gene encoding phosphate ABC transporter permease subunit PstC, yielding MAAYFFIAGLLVLTSLAFTAGRKRALALGRGQRLHSRPTHHGLYVVLWCVLPALALLILGLLLEEPILKALLVAQAAPETLAQFSGNEAFFQEICRLAEGGLADPARERALGDGVAHYRNLVQIGQASLFVLALTAALGGLAFGRRALTPSFRARNRVEGFFVKMLFLGSTLSILTTIGIVLSMLFEAIRFFNHVPLQDFLFGLQWSPQTAIRADQVGSTGAFGAVPVFAGTLLITLIAMFVAAPIGLFSAIYTSEYASPRIRASVKPILEILAGVPTVVYGFFAALTVAPMIRGMGETFGLDVASESALAAGLVMGVMIIPFISSLSDDVINAVPQALRDGSYAMGATKPETIQQVILPAALPGIVGAFLLAVSRAIGETMIVVMAAGLAANLTANPFAAVTTVTVQIVTLLVGDQEFDSAKTLAAFALGLTLFIITLLLNMLALRVVEKYREKYD
- a CDS encoding adenosine kinase; amino-acid sequence: MSAKPLDVVALGNAIVDVITHARDEAVAALELTKGAMTLIDAARAEFLYESMGPAIEISGGSAANTVVGITQLGGSAGYIGKIRNDELGGIFNHDITAAGVEFLTLPATEGPPTARCLIFVTPDAQRTMETYLGASVELGPADIEDVFIERAKIVYLEGYLWDAPPAKEAFERASEIAHKMGKKVALTLSDPYCVERHRESFQVFVEKHVDILFANEQEILSLYQSPDFDAAMQKVRSLCEVTALTRSEKGSVVVTGKEVHVIDAEPVPRVVDTTGAGDLYAAGFLFGFTRGHDLATCGRIGSVCASEIISHFGARPQVALDRLIAERLGEKVLG
- the phoU gene encoding phosphate signaling complex protein PhoU, coding for MASEHIVKSYDDELNHLNRAIVEMGGLAESQLAAAIRALGEHDDKLAAAVIENDDKVDELNFDVDQMAVRLLALRQPMAEDLRSIVAALKISSDLERIADYATNVAKRVISSEDYRYIRPASGIPRMAALVQPMIKDVLDAYVARNAERAIEVWNRDIEVDDMYMSLFREFLTYMMEDPRNISPCTHLLFMAKNIERIGDHVTNIAETIYFLVYGKRLREHRPTIEEEDSVVTTLAARSKLEK
- the pstB gene encoding phosphate ABC transporter ATP-binding protein PstB, producing MASRKLNVFYDNKQALTNVDLDILENEVTALIGPSGCGKSTFLRCLNRMNDTIEGCRVTGTVTLDGKDIYEKTVDVVELRAKIGMVFQKPNPFPKSIYENVAYGPRIHGMTRNRAELDAVVMTSLERAGLLAEVQDRLQEPGISLSGGQQQRLCIARAIAVNPEIILMDEPCSALDPIATARIEELMDELRRKYTIVIVTHSMQQAARVSQHTAFFHLGELVEYDETATIFTSPRDDRTQGYITGRFG
- the pstA gene encoding phosphate ABC transporter permease PstA, producing the protein MTDSLHERKKTQMARRRKHRARAEKRFRLYCVSAVLAAILFLFLMIGSLLANGYTAILQTHVRLDIHYDEAALAPKGDVTTAALMTADYGALVRQSLQVKFPDVEGRGDLRQLFALVSDHARFRLRERVLKEPAAIGTREAIWVPASGDVDMLMKGALRRDVPEGSRRLNDRQIGWVDRLAAEGVIAKKFNSAFFTNADSRTPEVAGIWGAVVGSFYTMAVTLLLAFPIGLMTGAYLQEFGPKNRWTRLIEVNINNLAAVPSIVFGLLGLAVFLSFAGLPRSAPLVGGITLTLMTLPTIIIATRASLLSVPPSIREAARGVGASESQVVLHHVLPLAMPGILTGTIIGMARALGETAPLLMIGMVAFIADIPQGALDPATALPVQVFMWADSPERAFVERTAAATLILLAFLITMNGLAVYLRKRFERRW
- the phoB gene encoding phosphate regulon transcriptional regulator PhoB yields the protein MKPLLLIVEDEETLVTLLRYNLEGEGYRVAVATNGEEALVLAKEETPDLILLDWMLPLLSGIEVCRQLRRNPATRHVPVLMLTAKGEEEDKIRGLDTGADDYVTKPFSPSELIARIRALLRRAHPTLNAEKLEAGDLTMDLVGHRVHRGAREIVLAPTEFRLLRHFLEHPGRVFDREQLLDAVWGQDVYVELRTVDVHIRRLRRTLNGKGEADLIRTVRGAGYALEAPAN
- a CDS encoding substrate-binding domain-containing protein, coding for MKKLVLAALVAVVAVVAVGSATAAAMRDQIRIVGSSTVFPFSTAVAEEFGKTTKFKTPIVESTGSGGGLKLFCSGAGLDSPDITNSSRRIKDSEVETCAKNGVTGITEVKIGFDGIVIANSTKAKRAEITLKTLWLALAKDVPDASGKFIPNPNKTWKDVDASLPDKKIEVLGPPPTSGTRDAFVELAMEGGCKKFPVVAEIKKTDEKKYQAICQAIREDGAFVEAGENDNLIVQKLEASHDAFGVFGFSFLDQNRDKVQGAIVDGTEPTFDTIASGKYPVSRSMYFYVKTAHVGIVPGIREYIETFTSEAAFGPFGYLADRGLIPLPTEEREKWRATGVNFAPYKK
- the ald gene encoding alanine dehydrogenase — its product is MRIGVPKEIKTLEHRVGLVPGSVRELVYHGHEVIVEKGAGLDSGFDDVAYAAVGARLVGTADRVYRDGELIVKVKEPQASEFPLLRADQILFTYLHLAAEPEVADALVAAGTVAIAYETVTDAAGGLPLLAPMSEVAGRMAAQVGAHYLEVEGGGVGLLLGGVPGVPPARVVVLGGGVVGTNAARMAMGMDAYVTVIDKSLPRLYELDLRFGGQLNTVFSTVDTIETYVLDADLVIGAVLVPGASAPKLVPEAMVKKMRRGSVIVDVAIDQGGCFETSRPTTHAEPVYIAHGVVHYCVTNMPSAVARTSALALNNATLPFVLELAEKGCRLAMAENAYLLRGLNVHRGKITHKAVAKALGRPAVAPESVIF
- a CDS encoding AmpG family muropeptide MFS transporter, which codes for MFKSLFDAVAIYRDGRIARLLFLGFASGLPLLLTASTLAIRLAEGGVTKTAIGIFALVGLPYALKFLWAPAIDRLALPPFTAVLGRRRGWIVFTQLCLITALVGLGFANPVRDPVMTGVLALLVAFCSASQDIVIDAYRVEILEERLYGAGAAALVFGYRMGLLAAGAGALYLAAFLPWEAVYLAMAGLVGVGLLTVFFSAEPPGPQASAAAKKTAREGGASSAVRWFREAVLAPFSDFLARPQWRAILALVVFYKFGDALVGVMANPFYLEIGFTKVEIANVSKLFGLAATLVGAFIGGLLVARLGILKSLLLCGVLQMASNAAFALQAVAGHDVGLLVATIGFENLAGGMGTAAFVAYLSSLCHVAYTATQYALLSSLMSFGRTLLAAPGGWLADHMDWVNFFLLTTAAALPGLVLLVWIRRRAASRIG